The Arachis hypogaea cultivar Tifrunner chromosome 14, arahy.Tifrunner.gnm2.J5K5, whole genome shotgun sequence DNA window CCGTTCGGGTAAGGTTGTCTACCCGACCCACGGCGGGTAGAGGGTAGAGTAGGGTATGGTACGGTGCGAGTTTgcttgcgggtagggtagggtacgggttcAGGGTATGccctaccctatcctacccgcacatattatataatatatatgtaaaagttatgtATGTAGTGAAAAAAGTGAGTGCTGAACTCACAATCTTATTCttataaaaacttgaaataacTACTAAGCtagttgatgatcatattatttgtaattttatgttggatttctttaagattttattgtttttaattttaatttgaacttaattttttattttctatttcattaatatgtatgaaatttggaatgattgaattttatatttgcttgaaaattttttatttttctgcgggtagggttaggggtaagagattctcaacccgcgggtaggataGAGTGCAGTTTTAAGAAAGTTTTCAACCCgtgggtagggttagggtagagtccaaaccctaccctacccattgccagccctagtTGGGTGTTGTGCACAAAGCTTATTGTTCGGATCCACAATTAATAGTATTGTATCAATTTTCCATTTCCCAAGTAATGTTATTCCATTTGAGAGTATTCTACTGTTAGGCACCTGATAGAAAGAGTTGAAAGTGGACTGGTATCTCAAAGGGGGCTTAATTGTAATTTAAGTGTAGGTTGGGATAGGAGAGAAAATGTTCAGGTTTGGAGGGAAGCTGGATGACTATATAGGGAAGGAGAGAGATATTGAGAGGAATATCTCAGAACTGGAATTTGAACTTGGGAAAGCTTGGTCTCTTTAATACCTAGCAAATTTTATTCTCTGTGAGTAATACAAACACAGATGTTTCTGATTTTCATCTTCATTGGATACTAGGTTCCTACACCCTTTCACTTTGTTCCAACAATAATTTGATTGGATTCAAGGGTAGTCATTAGATATATAAAAACAAGGATCAAGATTCTCTAAAGTGAGGGAGTTGATAAAGTGATAAACTGAGGGGTTAATTACTCTTAAATTAAGATAGTGGGGATCACAAATAATGAGAGTTACAAATTCAATGGTGATTAATCTCTCACTTTATCAGATCTAAATTCCTAAAACCATATATGAACTACCGGTGTATTGATGAGTCGATAATAATATAAACACATTTTCGCCAAACCAAAAATTTCTGGTTATTTAGTAATTGCTGTTTTCATTGTAGATGAGTTTCTGAAACCCTGAATTCTCTCTTTTTGTGTATTTGCTGCAGCATTGGCATCAAACTCATTTCTAGCTGACAAATCTGCTAAAGTTTTTGTCGCTGGTCACCGGGGTCTTGTTGGTGCAGCCATTGTTCGCAAGCTGACACAACTTGGGTTCACTAATCTCGTCTTACGTTCCCATGCTGAGCTAGATCTCACTCGCCAATATGATGTTGAAGCCTTCTTTGCCTCTGAAAAGCCTGAATATGTTATTGTAGCTGCAGCAAAAGTCGGTGGTATCCACGCCAACAACACCTACCCTGCTGATTTCATTAGCATAAACCTCCAGATCCAGACCAATGTCATTGATTCTGCTTATCGTAATGGCACTAAGAAGTTACTGTTCTTGGGTTCCTCTTGCATATACCCGAAGTTTGCACCTCAACCAATCCCAGAAGATGCTTTGCTTACTGGTCCCTTAGAGCCCACGAATGAGTGGTATGCGATTGCTAAGATTGCTGGGATTAAAATGTGCCAGGCTTACAGAATTCAGTATAAGTGGGATGCGATTTCTGGAATGCCGACCAACTTGTATGGGCCTTACGACAATTTTCATCCGGAGAATTCACACGTTTTGCCTGCTTTGATGCGAAGGTTTCATGAGGCAAAGATCAACGGTGCCAAGGAGGTTGTAGTGTGGGGCACTGGAAGTCCATTGAGGGAGTTCTTGCATGTTGACGATTTAGCTGATGCAGTTGTTTTCATGATGGAGAAGTATAGTGGACTAGAGCATTTGAATGTAGGGAGTGGGAAAGAGGTTACTATTAAGGAATTGGCCGAGCTGATGAAAGAAGTGGTCGGATTTGAGGGAGCTCTTGTTTGGGATACTTCAAAGCCTGATGGGACTCCAAGAAAGTTGATGGACAGCTCGAAACTTGCTGGCATTGGTTGGACACCGAAAATCTCCCTTAAGGATGGTCTTGTTGATACATACAGATGGTACTTGGAGAACTACAAGCTATGATTCAGCTTCAGCTGTTCAAACAGAGTGTGTCATATTTCCTTCTTAGGTACACGTGATTTGAGCATGAAGAATTCTTCATAAAACATTATACAAAGAGGAGTATATCATCAATTTTTATGTACCAATTATGTGCAATGAAAACTTTGGTTTTCTCTAGAGATCAAACAattaaatctattttaaaatttgtgttatCATGATCTTATAGCAGGTGCTCATTCAAGAGTTTCTTGATTGCCTTGAGTGAGTTTGAAAATTTCTTGATCACGTGTGTGAATCTGCTATACATTGTAATACTTAAACGCCTTCTTGTATGCATTCTTGTTATCTATTCACAGCAGacaataaaattttagaaatttgtgTCTCCCATTTGAGTTATGGTATATATTCTGCTGTTTCAGCTTCTCATAGTTATGCCTTTCAACATGTTTCTCAGGATTTGTTGCAGGGTCAAACCAGTGTGTAGGTAGATTTGTCATGTCTTAGTATTATGAAGCCTTTTACCGGCCATTTTGTTTTCATTCCCAGAAGCTGTGAAATGGTTTATAGGATTTGCGAACGATTTAACTGATGATTGTAGGAGAGAAATGTGGGAAGATTTTATCCATCACAAAGTCTGGTGAAAGATCAACAACAAATTGtcataaaaaaaaatgatgagtaTGTCTAAAATTAGATCAAAATGTTCACACTGCCCTTATAACATTTAGGTaacgtttggtggagagacagagacggaaagactgaagactgagagacagagactaagagacagagattgaaataaatcttagTATTGATGTAAAGtgggagacaaaaattgaaacaagaatgaaattctaatttaatttatacaaaaggtaaaattggaattaattaattgaaatgagaatattttaagtataaaatgttattaaagttttagtcttcatctctaaaaattttagtcccatgtgtccctactttttggaggtgctgaaatactaaaattttagggACACAGGGAGAAATTTAGTACCAatttctgaaccaacaaacatgatattgagtctcagtctctcagtctttgtctcagtacctcaaaacaaacacttCCTTACAATATCAACACAACAATCACCAAAGATGGTGGAGACCAGATAGTCCTTTAGGATGTATAATGGTATCTATCTATAAAACAAAAATCCCAAATCAAGTCATTATAGACCCAAATTTCTTTGGAGTTATATATTTGTCCTGCTCTCATGCCCAAGAAACAAcgaagtgttttttttttaaataactgtaataataataatgatgatggtcTCTTTAAGAATGATGTTTTTGAAGGTCTTTTTTTAAGGATTTATTCTATGCAATAATCTGAAATGTTTGGTTAAGCGAAAATAAGGATGTCTTCCGGAGCACACGAATAGAGGTGGATATAGTGCTCAAATCCTTTGCAAGCAATGAGGAGTGACTAGAAGTTGAGTCTTGGTACTCTTGTTTTTTGTCTTGTTTGACTACTTttgtcttttgtttcttctacattATATTATACTCCACTTTACTGTATTGAACTTTTATTTCTAAAAGAACAATTTTTCTTGAAGGGTTTCTaagcaacaataaaaaaaaactggaattTATATGGCTAACTCGTTTCTTTACTGTCATTGATCTAGTGTTTAGGGTCTTTAGTGGAATCATTTATAGAATCTGAAgggtcatcaagtaaaaactatAAGATGTTGGCTATTGACCTATTTTATTGGCTTAATGTTTAGTGTGGTTAGTACTTACATCAACTTCATCATCCATTGCCAACGCCAACATCTGCCATGGAGGGCCGTTGGCAACTTTGAGCAGGACATTACTCGAACCCAGACCTTCCTTTGTCATTGCCGATGGTAAACTTGGTCGATAGCTCCAGGTATCTCCATGAAATAAAATCGGCCATTTTTGAGCAGCTTGCAATTAGCTTTAAATATTGCATCCATGAAATCAGATAGTCTAAAATCAAGGATGTTAAACATCATTTGGAATCCTCAAGAGTTTAGCCTTTTGTACATTCCatgtttaaaaagaaaataaattatgatGTTATTATGTACGATCATCTTATATTTGTTATGATACAACGAGAGGATTAAGAAAAATACCTTCAATTACCAAGCAACAACTTGTACAAAAAGTAACAATGTTGCCTTTTCTATAGGTCATAGAAACAAAGAACACTGCTATGATACACCGAACAAAACTTACTATATCATGCATTAAAGTAATCCAATGGTATGATTATTTGAACGATGGTGGATGCTACTCTTTCATGGTTCAAATCTATACCATAGATTATCTTAATGCGTGATATACCAAGTCCAACCTAGTGAGATCTAGACGTTAAAACAGAAGTttgtaaaatcaaacaaacatcaGAAACCCAAATAGAAAACTGTTAAGTAGCAATAACATCCATGACGGTTGTTACAAAGCGAGGTGCCTGGCATGCATTCCTACGAAACAAAAGAGCACAAGAATTGTAAGTTGTGAATGTGAAGCTCAATGCAAAGATTCTGGGATACATTGACCACCCCAACAAATCTCATCAGTTAAACCCTACACACATTTATTATTGAAAAAGATGCATTCAGGAACAAAGGCTCAAGGCTGACATAACCAATTTGTTATGCCCTAATATTATGGGCCTCCTGAACCTTTCtactttaatatttaatttgctaGTAGTACATTGCATTTCCAAATCAAAGAACtaccatcaatttttttttcatatatttgcTATTAGGAGTgacatgacaagctctcaaatcgacttcttcttgttgaagaGAGTTGACCGGAAATTTtgtattaattgtaaaattattctaGAAGAGAATTTAACAACACAATATAGGATGCTTGTCAAAGATTTTCGCATTGAgcaaaaattgagaaaaagacattatacgaagaacccaaggacgaggtggtggtaGCTGAAAAGTGAGGAACAacaaagcttcctaagacgggtacgAGAAAAGGCAAAGTGAAAAGGGGATGGAAGCGCAGAGGAGATGtagagggagatggcagaagttattagaaaaacaacaaagaaagttttggtgaaacTAGAAGGATATGACCAAAGAGACAAGGAGTCTTGATGGTGGAATACAAGTGTACAAAAAAAGATAAACGCAAAAAGGGAGTACTTTAAAAAGTGATTTttgtgccgcaatgcagataattagaaaaaatataagacggctaagaaagagacaaaagtggctgttaGTAAagtaagaacaagagcatataaaggtctctaccagtctttaggcacgaaggaagaagaaaaaaatatatatagaatagCAAACAGCCgtaaaagaagaacgagagacttGAATCAGGTTAAGTCCATACAAGATAAAGACGGAAAAGTTTCAGCTCAAGATAAGATCAATGAAAGATAGAAgaactacttctacgagttatttaatgaaggacagaagactctttcgacccttggtcggttatgcacaagggaagaagattaAAACTTCGACTACTATCGAAAGATTCGAGACTTCgaagtaaaagaggctctaaagcggaTGAAAAATGGTAGAACAGTAGAATTCGATAATATTccgattgaagtttggaagggccttgaagagaaaggcatcagttgattaaccaagctttttaatgagattttagggTAAAAGAAGATTtcagatgagtggagaaagagcacattGGTATATATTTACAAGAATAAGAGAGATATACAGAAttgcgaaaactatagagggatcaaactCATAAGTCATATCATGAAGTTATGAGAAAAGATGATAGAACGGAGACTGAGACAAAAGACACAAATAATAGAAAACTAATTTGGTTCTATATCAGATAGATCCACCACTACAGCTACATAGGTTAAGAAGGATGATAGAAAGGTATTGTAATAATAAATgggatctacatatggtatttattgatttggaaaaagtgtATGATAAGATGCCAAAGGAAGTCTTGTGAAAGGTTTTGGAAAGGAAGAAAgcaaggatcgcatatattcgtgcacTTAAAGACATGCATGATAGGGCTACAATTAGTGTGAAGACTTAAGATAGTGTAACAGaaaaattttctattggtataaaattacaccagggatcatccttaagtccataccttttcacattagtcttggaagtactcatagAGCATATCCAAGAGCTTGTACCATGGTACATGCTTTTTACCGATGATATTGTCCCttattagagagtcaagaaaagacctaaataagaagttggatttaTGGAGAAAAATACTAGATGTGTATGGTCTGTACATAAGCCATAGCAATAcgaaatatatggaatgtaagttcggtcATCAAAGGAAAAACCCTAATACAGAGgtaaagattggagaaaacatcctccgaaaagttaaaagttttaagtatcttgggtacatcatacaggataatagaAAGACTGAACagaatgtaaatcataggattcaAGCAAATTGGTCAAAATGGTAGAATGCGTCTAATTtcatatgtgacaaaaaagtgtatttaaaacttaaacgtaaattctatcgcactgctatcaGACCGGCTATACTTTATGATACAGAGTGTTGGGCGGCCAAAGGAGGGTACGGACATAAGTTAAGTGTGGCAGAAATGAAGATGTTCAggtggatgagtggtcatacgcaattagatagaataaggaacgaagatataagagagagagttagAGTAGCACCTATTAtagaaaagatggtagaatcacGTCTAAGAtaatttggacatgtgagaagaataCCGACAAAGCACTCAGTCAAGAGGATGAATGAGATGGAAGATGAACAAGGAGTGAATAACAGAAGAAGACTTACGAAGACTAACCATGAAGTAATCAAACAATATCTACATATAAACGATTTCtctatagacatgatacatgatagattTCAATAGCGTCGTTTGATCCATGTAACCAACCCATCTAGcaggacaaggctttgttgttgttgttatattTGTTGTCATATGTGGACTCAAACATTCCATTTGTTCATTTTTAATTGTCACTTACATGTTTTGGTACATCTGAGCAGATACATTGATCCCAGGGTGTACTAGAATGCGACAATGACAGATAAAATGGAATGGAGGGAGTAATTAGTGTATCTACAATGTTTCTCGGTTAATTCATATTGCAAAGACTTCACCATGGTACATATTTGTCCATTCGGACATGGTGAGATAGCTGTGATTTGTTTTTATTGATATTGACTAACAAATATATTCATCCATAGGTTCATGCATATAAGATCAAACTGAGTTTGTATAAACCCAAAACTGATCTGGTCCCTATAACCCTATTCTAGCCCCTTCTGGTGATCTAACTAAAAGTTTCAGCAGATTTCCTCAGCTACATTATCGAAATTTGAGGTGGGAAAAAAAGAACCATAACAAAAACCAACCAATTGACTAGTAGTTTCCTACTAACATGACTCATGATTCATAACTTCTAAACTTTATATTGGATGCATTTCTATTATCATACTGATTAAGCAAAAATTAGATTTAAAGTGATTAATGACATATCATTTTAAGATTGATAACATCTCATTTTACTATTCATATACCACAGATATGCAATCAATGATATGTTAACCTTTCAAGTCCATGTTTTATTCCTGGTAGAAAATAATAAGACCCTAACCAGGA harbors:
- the LOC112743745 gene encoding putative GDP-L-fucose synthase 2 isoform X1, which produces MGSHDNSALASNSFLADKSAKVFVAGHRGLVGAAIVRKLTQLGFTNLVLRSHAELDLTRQYDVEAFFASEKPEYVIVAAAKVGGIHANNTYPADFISINLQIQTNVIDSAYRNGTKKLLFLGSSCIYPKFAPQPIPEDALLTGPLEPTNEWYAIAKIAGIKMCQAYRIQYKWDAISGMPTNLYGPYDNFHPENSHVLPALMRRFHEAKINGAKEVVVWGTGSPLREFLHVDDLADAVVFMMEKYSGLEHLNVGSGKEVTIKELAELMKEVVGFEGALVWDTSKPDGTPRKLMDSSKLAGIGWTPKISLKDGLVDTYRWYLENYKL
- the LOC112743745 gene encoding putative GDP-L-fucose synthase 2 isoform X2 gives rise to the protein MGSHDNTLASNSFLADKSAKVFVAGHRGLVGAAIVRKLTQLGFTNLVLRSHAELDLTRQYDVEAFFASEKPEYVIVAAAKVGGIHANNTYPADFISINLQIQTNVIDSAYRNGTKKLLFLGSSCIYPKFAPQPIPEDALLTGPLEPTNEWYAIAKIAGIKMCQAYRIQYKWDAISGMPTNLYGPYDNFHPENSHVLPALMRRFHEAKINGAKEVVVWGTGSPLREFLHVDDLADAVVFMMEKYSGLEHLNVGSGKEVTIKELAELMKEVVGFEGALVWDTSKPDGTPRKLMDSSKLAGIGWTPKISLKDGLVDTYRWYLENYKL